DNA from Triplophysa dalaica isolate WHDGS20190420 chromosome 9, ASM1584641v1, whole genome shotgun sequence:
atataaacaaataatatataaacgAGGTCATGGATCAGTTTTTATTAACAAGCAGTCAAAAATTTGGGTTCAGCTTCCCATTCATGTTTATTactattttccatttttttacaatagcacaacattataaaaacaacacaaatggaTGTAAGGCAATTATGTGGTAACCAATGaataaaaagtcaaaaattCTTTTAAGTTTATTCAAAGGAGCCATCATTGGTCGGATGATCATGGAGACATAGGATTTAAATTTATGCTGGACTCTCATTGGCTACAAAATtatgcatattaaaaacatagtCGCCATTAAGCATCTCCCACCCTCTGTGATTCTGTATTTAGGAGGAACTTGAGCATCTAAATGAGGCCAGCGATGACATCAACAAGCTGGAACTGGAGCTTCAAGTAAGTGGCAGCCACGAAACCAGAGTATGTCTGCATCCGTGGTTAagattatgtttattattaagCGGTCAAGCAGggtattattgtttaaaatgttttacatttttgattttCAGGATCTTCGATCCAGCCACAGGAGGATAATGAGCGAATCTGTGCATAAACTCAAGGTGATGAGTAACGAACTAGGGACCTGTATTGAGAAGGCCAGGCCTTACTATGAGGCACGAAGAAAAGCAAAAGAGGTATGCAAGCAACAGCCGTCTGTAACAATCACATCTCTTGAATCTGGCTTGTTGTGCAGTCAAGCCCATATTAAGTGTAACCTCATATCGTCTTTGCATTCAGTTTTTTTTGGCCACAACCTTTATCTTTCAAAATCGTCCTGTCTCCTTCTCTTAAATGCAATTTGATTGGATCCCATCCTCTCAGGCCCAGCAGGAAACCCAGAAAGCTGCGCTCAGATTTGAGAGAGCCGCCTCTATGCACTTGGCTGCTAGGGAGATGGTACAGGTGGCTGAACAGGGCCTCACTGTTGTCAAAACACTGGATCCAACCTGGCAAGAGATGCTGAATCATGCCACTTTAAAGGTTGGTGTCTTCCCCCAGCAACTCCGAGCCTTCGTGTACTTAGTGGTGCCTTAGTGAGTACCCTAAGAATTTAAGCATAGGATCTTGCCGAGGACTTTATTAAAAGCTTTCATCTCTATAGATCTTTCAGTGTATTTTGTTATgctcaaaatgttttctgtttgtttttgtttattcatgttcatattgccccaaaacatattttcatgctttgaaatgacattaaatgctttaaataaacGTGTGTTTTGCTGTTATATGATCATCTTGCTAAAACCATACCTAGTGTATTTTCGACACGCTCATGACTGGTATGTATCTGTTATTGTGTCCAGGTGAACGAGGCAGAGGAGGAGCGTGTAAAGAGCGAACGTGAGCACATGCGAGTTACTCATCTGTGCCAGGAGGCCGAGGCTCATGTGCAGGAGCTCCAGAAGTCTCTGAAGAGAGCAATTGTGAAGTCCAAGCCTTATTTTGAGGTCAAGAACCAGTTTAATGAAACGCTGGAGGTTGGTGAAATTTTATTGACATTTCATTACAGCTGTATAGTGTGTTCAAAATGTGAAAGTTTGCTGTAAGTAGGCTGTGGATGTTCTAATGGTTTAccccaaaaatatttcttgcGTCTTGGATagcctgagggtgaataaataaactgcgaattgttttcttttttaagtaaactaaCTCTATACTTTGTGGATGAGCTATACTTCTCTTACTGTCCTGtttaatatgcataaaaatgtatgtagcttcatagtaaaaaataataataatgttttgcaGGAGCACAAGTCAAAGATTTTTGAGTTAGAGGAAGATATTTCCAAAGCCAAGATAAGCTACTCCGGCACCCTGCGTCACCTGGAAAAAATCAGCGAGGAGATCCATGCTCAGAGGGAGAAGGGCCAACCAAAAGAtgaaccaaacaaaacatgtggTGGGCGGTGTCCTCCGGTAGGAGCAGAGACAATCAGCAGCACAGGGACTGAAGGTGGAGCCTCTGGAAGCTCGGCCGTACCAAATGATTGGGTGGATGGGAAAGGGGGCGTGGCAAATGCTATAAATTGGGTGGAGACGCATAATAGCTCCAGGTGGGGGGATATGGGAAGAGGTGAGGTGAAGAGATCTGGTTCAGACTCCCTTTCCATGGTCAGTTTGCAGACCATCATCTCAGATCTTCAAAAGTGCAACTCAGTTGAGCACCTGGGTCATCTCAGCAGTGATGTTAGTCTTTCAGGTGaagagtgggagagagacggGCTGGAGAAAGGGGATGGACGAGCGAGACAAAAAAACGTAGACATTTTAGATGAGTTTCTCAAACAGCACAACAGAAGTGTCAGTTTGTGAGTCTGTACATTATAATGTGATATCGTTTCCGTGCACGGAGACCTTTGTTTCTTGATtgaacaaaactattttgttttgAACAAAACTATTTGGTATATAGTTTGATTTCCTTTTAGAAAGAGAAAGACCAAAGTACAGTAGGTTTTTAAAATTCagagtaaatattaaaaaggaTTCTTTTTTGGATGTGATGGCTGTGCAATTTGAAGATTTCAAGTGGTAAAATAATGACAGTATTTGTTTAAACTAATGAAAGCAATGATATTGCTTTTTAAGCTTGATAATGAAATAGTACAAACTAGCACCCTTTTTTATCATTACACTCGCATAAAGTACTTCTATGCAAATGTGTAAACAGTGTCTTACAACCATGCTTTCATTGTTGTGGCTGACAATAATCGTACTTTTTAATTAAGACGAGATTTCGCTTCAGAGCAGGTTTTACTGATGGCGTTTGAACCTTTGTTCACCTTCTGACACAATATGTGAACGTAAACTGCTTTCGTactctatttatatttattttcactgtaTGTCTCCTATATTAACTTGTAGTGTTTCATGTCGTGTCCTTTGGTGGCACATCTTACCCCAGCTGACAGACACTTTCATATATTTGTATAGTGTACTTCCT
Protein-coding regions in this window:
- the sh3bp5la gene encoding SH3-binding domain protein 5-like, a, with the protein product MDPPELRESPAGLVGPSVGEKVGDDPTEVTDNGREADGESEKTEETELENTICQEETMVNGQLTEEELDPRIQEELEHLNEASDDINKLELELQDLRSSHRRIMSESVHKLKVMSNELGTCIEKARPYYEARRKAKEAQQETQKAALRFERAASMHLAAREMVQVAEQGLTVVKTLDPTWQEMLNHATLKVNEAEEERVKSEREHMRVTHLCQEAEAHVQELQKSLKRAIVKSKPYFEVKNQFNETLEEHKSKIFELEEDISKAKISYSGTLRHLEKISEEIHAQREKGQPKDEPNKTCGGRCPPVGAETISSTGTEGGASGSSAVPNDWVDGKGGVANAINWVETHNSSRWGDMGRGEVKRSGSDSLSMVSLQTIISDLQKCNSVEHLGHLSSDVSLSGEEWERDGLEKGDGRARQKNVDILDEFLKQHNRSVSL